The following coding sequences lie in one Syngnathoides biaculeatus isolate LvHL_M chromosome 16, ASM1980259v1, whole genome shotgun sequence genomic window:
- the nkiras2 gene encoding NF-kappa-B inhibitor-interacting Ras-like protein 2, protein MGKSCKVVVCGQAAVGKTAVLEQLLYANHVAGSEPMETLEDIYIGSIETDRGTREQVRFYDTRGLRDGVDFPRHYYGFADGFVLVYSIDSKESFKRMEALKKDIDRHRDKKEVTIVVLGNKLDKQEERRVDANMAQNWAKNEKVRLWESSVADRRTLVEPFVYLASKMTQPQSKSTFPLSRNKNKASGPADG, encoded by the exons ATGGGGAAAAGCTGCAAGGTGGTGGTATGCGGCCAGGCTGCCGTCGGTAAAACGGCCGTGTTGGAGCAGCTGCTCTACGCTAATCATGTAGCAG GTTCCGAGCCCATGGAGACCTTGGAGGACATCTACATCGGCTCTATCGAGACCGACCGGGGCACCCGCGAGCAGGTCCGCTTCTACGACACCCGGGGCCTCCGCGACGGCGTTGACTTCCCCCGCCACTACTACGGCTTCGCCGACGGCTTCGTGCTGGTCTACAGCATCGACAGCAAGGAGTCCTTCAAGCGCATGGAGGCCCTCAAGAAGGACATCGACCGGCACAGAGATAAGAAGGAG GTGACCATCGTGGTTCTGGGGAACAAGCTGGACAAGCAGGAGGAGCGGCGCGTGGACGCCAACATGGCGCAGAACTGGGCCAAGAACGAAAAGGTGCGCCTGTGGGAGTCGTCCGTGGCCGACCGGCGCACGCTCGTCGAGCCCTTCGTGTACCTGGCCAGCAAGATGACGCAGCCGCAGAGCAAGTCCACCTTCCCGCTCAGCCGCAACAAGAACAAGGCCAGCGGACCCGCGGACGGCTGA
- the dnajc7 gene encoding dnaJ homolog subfamily C member 7 isoform X1, with protein sequence MAAERCDSVNMDPDIELLSDEELERDADCFKEQGNAFYIQKDYAEALNYYTKAIDMCPKNASYYGNRAATLMMLCRYREALEDSQQAVRLDNSFMKGHLREGKCHLSLGNAMAASRCFQKVLELEADNSQAQQELKSAESILEYERMAEIGFDKRDYRMVVFCMDRALQSASACHRFKILKAECLALLGRYPEAQSVASDILRMDSTNADALYVRGLCLYYEDCIDKAVQFFVQALRMAPDHEKARLACRNAKALKAKKEEGNKAFKEGSFDAAYVLYSEALTIDPNNIKTNAKLYCNRATVGSKLKKVEQAIEDCTKAIKLDETYIKAYLRRAQCYMDTEQYEEAVHDYEKVYQTEKTKEHKQLLKHAQLELKKSKRKDYYKVLGVDKNATEEEIKKAYRKRALLHHPDRHSGASPEVQKEEEKKFKEVGEAFSVLSDPKMKSRYDSGQDLEDEGMNMGDFDANNIFKAFFGGPGGFSFEASGPGNFFFQFG encoded by the exons ATGGCGGCGGAGAGATGCGATTCTGTGAACATGGACCCCGACATTGAACTCCTCAGCGACGAGGAACTGGAACG GGACGCAGATTGCTTCAAAGAGCAAGGCAACGCTTTCTACATCCAGAAGGATTATGCTGAAGCCTTAAATTATTACACTAAGGCCATCG ACATGTGTCCGAAGAACGCCAGTTACTATGGCAACCGAGCAGCCACGTTGATGATGCTGTGTCGGTACCGGGAGGCTTTGGAGGATTCCCAGCAAGCAGTGCGGCTGGATAATTCTTTTATGAAG GGGCACCTGCGGGAGGGGAAGTGCCACCTCTCCCTCGGCAACGCCATGGCGGCCTCGCGCTGTTTCCAGAAGGTTCTGGAGCTGGAGGCCGACAACAGCCAAGCACAGCAGGAG CTGAAGAGTGCCGAGTCCATCCTGGAGTACGAGCGGATGGCGGAGATCGGCTTCGACAAGCGAGACTACCGCATG GTGGTCTTCTGCATGGACCGAGCCCTGCAGTCAGCCTCGGCCTGCCATCGCTTCAAGATACTCAAGGCCGAGTGCTTGGCCCTGCTGGGACGCTACCCGGAGGCTCAGTCCGTGGCCAG CGACATTTTAAGAATGGACTCCACCAACGCCGATGCGCTGTACGTGCGCGGCCTTTGTTTGTACTACGAGGACTGCATCGACAAGGCGGTCCAGTTCTTCGTGCAGGCCCTGCGCATGGCTCCGGACCATGAGAAAGCGCGGCTTGCCTGCAGA AACGCCAAAGCGCTGAAGGCCAAGAAGGAGGAAGGCAACAAGGCGTTCAAGGAGGGCAGCTTCGACGCCGCCTACGTCCTCTACTCGGAGGCGCTTACAATAGACCCCAACAACATCAAGACCAACGCCAAGCTGTACTGTAACAGAGCCACCGTGGGCTCCAAG cTGAAGAAAGTAGAACAGGCCATCGAAGACTGCACAAAGGCCATTAAGCTGGATGAGACCTACATCAAGGCCTATTTGCGGCGGGCGCAATG CTACATGGACACGGAGCAGTACGAAGAGGCGGTTCACGACTACGAGAAAGTCTACCAGACAGAGAAGACCAAAG agcACAAGCAGCTGCTAAAACACGCGCAGCTGGAGCTGAAGAAAAGCAAGAGGAAAGACTATTACAAGGTGCTCGGCGTGGACAAGAACGCCACCGAGGAGGAGATCAAGAAGGCGTACCGCAAACGGGCGCTCTTGCATCACCCGG ACCGCCACAGCGGCGCCAGCCCGGAGGTgcaaaaggaggaggagaagaagttCAAGGAGGTAGGCGAGGCCTTCAGCGTGCTCTCGGACCCCAAGATGAAGTCGCGCTACGACAGCGGACAGGACCTGGAGGACGAGGGCATGAACATGGGCG ATTTCGACGCCAACAACATTTTCAAGGCGTTCTTTGGCGGTCCAGGAGGTTTTAGTTTTGAAG CCTCCGGACCGGGAAATTTCTTCTTCCAGTTCGGTTAA
- the dnajc7 gene encoding dnaJ homolog subfamily C member 7 isoform X2, protein MCPKNASYYGNRAATLMMLCRYREALEDSQQAVRLDNSFMKGHLREGKCHLSLGNAMAASRCFQKVLELEADNSQAQQELKSAESILEYERMAEIGFDKRDYRMVVFCMDRALQSASACHRFKILKAECLALLGRYPEAQSVASDILRMDSTNADALYVRGLCLYYEDCIDKAVQFFVQALRMAPDHEKARLACRNAKALKAKKEEGNKAFKEGSFDAAYVLYSEALTIDPNNIKTNAKLYCNRATVGSKLKKVEQAIEDCTKAIKLDETYIKAYLRRAQCYMDTEQYEEAVHDYEKVYQTEKTKEHKQLLKHAQLELKKSKRKDYYKVLGVDKNATEEEIKKAYRKRALLHHPDRHSGASPEVQKEEEKKFKEVGEAFSVLSDPKMKSRYDSGQDLEDEGMNMGDFDANNIFKAFFGGPGGFSFEASGPGNFFFQFG, encoded by the exons ATGTGTCCGAAGAACGCCAGTTACTATGGCAACCGAGCAGCCACGTTGATGATGCTGTGTCGGTACCGGGAGGCTTTGGAGGATTCCCAGCAAGCAGTGCGGCTGGATAATTCTTTTATGAAG GGGCACCTGCGGGAGGGGAAGTGCCACCTCTCCCTCGGCAACGCCATGGCGGCCTCGCGCTGTTTCCAGAAGGTTCTGGAGCTGGAGGCCGACAACAGCCAAGCACAGCAGGAG CTGAAGAGTGCCGAGTCCATCCTGGAGTACGAGCGGATGGCGGAGATCGGCTTCGACAAGCGAGACTACCGCATG GTGGTCTTCTGCATGGACCGAGCCCTGCAGTCAGCCTCGGCCTGCCATCGCTTCAAGATACTCAAGGCCGAGTGCTTGGCCCTGCTGGGACGCTACCCGGAGGCTCAGTCCGTGGCCAG CGACATTTTAAGAATGGACTCCACCAACGCCGATGCGCTGTACGTGCGCGGCCTTTGTTTGTACTACGAGGACTGCATCGACAAGGCGGTCCAGTTCTTCGTGCAGGCCCTGCGCATGGCTCCGGACCATGAGAAAGCGCGGCTTGCCTGCAGA AACGCCAAAGCGCTGAAGGCCAAGAAGGAGGAAGGCAACAAGGCGTTCAAGGAGGGCAGCTTCGACGCCGCCTACGTCCTCTACTCGGAGGCGCTTACAATAGACCCCAACAACATCAAGACCAACGCCAAGCTGTACTGTAACAGAGCCACCGTGGGCTCCAAG cTGAAGAAAGTAGAACAGGCCATCGAAGACTGCACAAAGGCCATTAAGCTGGATGAGACCTACATCAAGGCCTATTTGCGGCGGGCGCAATG CTACATGGACACGGAGCAGTACGAAGAGGCGGTTCACGACTACGAGAAAGTCTACCAGACAGAGAAGACCAAAG agcACAAGCAGCTGCTAAAACACGCGCAGCTGGAGCTGAAGAAAAGCAAGAGGAAAGACTATTACAAGGTGCTCGGCGTGGACAAGAACGCCACCGAGGAGGAGATCAAGAAGGCGTACCGCAAACGGGCGCTCTTGCATCACCCGG ACCGCCACAGCGGCGCCAGCCCGGAGGTgcaaaaggaggaggagaagaagttCAAGGAGGTAGGCGAGGCCTTCAGCGTGCTCTCGGACCCCAAGATGAAGTCGCGCTACGACAGCGGACAGGACCTGGAGGACGAGGGCATGAACATGGGCG ATTTCGACGCCAACAACATTTTCAAGGCGTTCTTTGGCGGTCCAGGAGGTTTTAGTTTTGAAG CCTCCGGACCGGGAAATTTCTTCTTCCAGTTCGGTTAA
- the odad4 gene encoding outer dynein arm-docking complex subunit 4 isoform X2, with amino-acid sequence MNFAMIDSTREPVIFPHRMARLNLHWKMSETDFECKNLKAKAVFSTSMAEGDWLLLRGQCEKAAESYSTALTLKPNDKYCLVGRSKCYLKMGQYENALRDAEASLQEDESFFQGLYQKAEALYCMGEFEFALVFYHRGLKLRPQVQDFQLGIQKAREAIKNATTVPAAVRQKLKDGTLQKDEQPTTIYKKLQACETEKKTKKYLGEFYEDRKYLENLLKDEALVKSRTRNGEQLQDIIQGCLTYLDYCADFWNQQKPPRPPPKDPQRQRSLASEKSKRGLKKARGVVPQTAGERSDKDVPDEKRVSGSACSFPGNALVDLREMDKATERHLEDLDLDEK; translated from the exons ATGAACTTCGCAATGATTGATTCAACAAGGGAACCAgttatttttccacacaggatggccag ACTAAATCTTCATTGGAAAATGTCCGAAACGGACTTCGAGTGCAAAAATCTGAAGGCGAAGGCTGTTTTCTCCACTTCAATGGCGGAAGGCGACTGGTTGCTGCTCAGGGGCCagtgtgagaaggcggcggagAGCTACAGCACG GCTCTGACACTAAAACCCAACGACAAGTACTGCCTCGTGGGCCGCTCCAAGTGCTACCTAAAGATGGGTCAGTACGAAAACGCCCTGAGGGACGCCGAAGCTTCACTTCAAGAAGACGAGTCCTTTTTTcaa gGGTTGTACCAGAAGGCCGAGGCTTTGTATTGCATGGGCGAGTTTGAATTCGCGCTTGTGTTTTACCACCGAGGGCTGAAGCTGCGTCCACAAGTTCAAGACTTCCAATTGGGTATCCAGAAAGCGCGGGAGGCCATCAAGAACGCCACGACAG TCCCAGCTGCCGTCAGACAGAAGCTTAAAGATGGCACTTTGCAAAAAGATGAGCAG CCGACGACAATATACAAAAAGCTTCAAGCCTGCGAGACAGAGAAGAAGACCAAGAAATATCTCGGGGAGTTTTATGAAGACCGGAAATATCTAGAGAACCTTTTGAAGGATGAAG CTCTCGTGAAAAGCAGGACGAGGAATGGCGAGCAACTGCAGGACATCATCCAGGGCTGTCTCACTTACTTGGACTACTGCGCTGACTTCTGGAACCAGCAGAAGCCCCCGCGTCCCCCACCCAAAGACCCTCAACGTCAGCGAA GTTTGGCGTCAGAAAAGAGCAAGCGCGGTTTGAAGAAGGCTCGGGGGGTGGTTCCGCAGACGGCGGGGGAACGGTCGGACAAGGACGTGCCGGATGAGAAGCGGGTTTCGGGAAGCGCGTGCAGCTTCCCCGGGAACGCTTTGGTGGACCTCAGGGAGATGGACAAAGCAACGGAGCGCCACCTCGAGGACTTGGATTTAGATGAAAAATG a
- the odad4 gene encoding outer dynein arm-docking complex subunit 4 isoform X1, which translates to MNFAMIDSTREPVIFPHRMARLNLHWKMSETDFECKNLKAKAVFSTSMAEGDWLLLRGQCEKAAESYSTALTLKPNDKYCLVGRSKCYLKMGQYENALRDAEASLQEDESFFQGLYQKAEALYCMGEFEFALVFYHRGLKLRPQVQDFQLGIQKAREAIKNATTVPAAVRQKLKDGTLQKDEQPTTIYKKLQACETEKKTKKYLGEFYEDRKYLENLLKDEALVKSRTRNGEQLQDIIQGCLTYLDYCADFWNQQKPPRPPPKDPQRQRSLASEKSKRGLKKARGVVPQTAGERSDKDVPDEKRVSGSACSFPGNALVDLREMDKATERHLEDLDLDEKW; encoded by the exons ATGAACTTCGCAATGATTGATTCAACAAGGGAACCAgttatttttccacacaggatggccag ACTAAATCTTCATTGGAAAATGTCCGAAACGGACTTCGAGTGCAAAAATCTGAAGGCGAAGGCTGTTTTCTCCACTTCAATGGCGGAAGGCGACTGGTTGCTGCTCAGGGGCCagtgtgagaaggcggcggagAGCTACAGCACG GCTCTGACACTAAAACCCAACGACAAGTACTGCCTCGTGGGCCGCTCCAAGTGCTACCTAAAGATGGGTCAGTACGAAAACGCCCTGAGGGACGCCGAAGCTTCACTTCAAGAAGACGAGTCCTTTTTTcaa gGGTTGTACCAGAAGGCCGAGGCTTTGTATTGCATGGGCGAGTTTGAATTCGCGCTTGTGTTTTACCACCGAGGGCTGAAGCTGCGTCCACAAGTTCAAGACTTCCAATTGGGTATCCAGAAAGCGCGGGAGGCCATCAAGAACGCCACGACAG TCCCAGCTGCCGTCAGACAGAAGCTTAAAGATGGCACTTTGCAAAAAGATGAGCAG CCGACGACAATATACAAAAAGCTTCAAGCCTGCGAGACAGAGAAGAAGACCAAGAAATATCTCGGGGAGTTTTATGAAGACCGGAAATATCTAGAGAACCTTTTGAAGGATGAAG CTCTCGTGAAAAGCAGGACGAGGAATGGCGAGCAACTGCAGGACATCATCCAGGGCTGTCTCACTTACTTGGACTACTGCGCTGACTTCTGGAACCAGCAGAAGCCCCCGCGTCCCCCACCCAAAGACCCTCAACGTCAGCGAA GTTTGGCGTCAGAAAAGAGCAAGCGCGGTTTGAAGAAGGCTCGGGGGGTGGTTCCGCAGACGGCGGGGGAACGGTCGGACAAGGACGTGCCGGATGAGAAGCGGGTTTCGGGAAGCGCGTGCAGCTTCCCCGGGAACGCTTTGGTGGACCTCAGGGAGATGGACAAAGCAACGGAGCGCCACCTCGAGGACTTGGATTTAGATGAAAAATGGTGA